The window CACGACATCGATACTTTAAACACTGTATTGGATGCATTGATGCTTTGGAGATCGATACACCTACCCCCACTGCAGGGCAGTAAAAGTCTACGTTTTACTCAGTGACACTAAATCACTAAgataatctttaaaaaaaggactTGTGATGTTTATGTCTTTATTTCCCAGCGGTGCTCATTTGGCACATTCTGCATTATTTCAACACATCtagctgtctgtctgtctgtagttagatagacagacagatagacagacagacagacagacagatagatagatagatagatagatagatagatagatagatagatagatagatagatagatagactgtaaaaaagaaattgaagcaGTAGTTTGGGATGGAGCagggacagaaagagagaaaaggagagagagaggctctCTCAAGTAGTGGGGCGGGGAGGGGGCGGTCTGCACGCAGTGATTGGAAAATATCGAAGACGCGCACGCGCTAATCCGATGATGAGTCTCCGTTACAGAGGCagggaggggtgtgtgtgtgtgtgtgtgtgtgggggggggggggggggggggaggtctgtggaaataaaaaaagaaaaaaaaagaaaaagtgggaccTGGGCGGGAGCATCTTTCGCTCGCGCGCCGCGTCCCTTCTGAGCCTTTTGTGTTTGAAACTCTCATATCCCACATATCAATAATTCAAGCGCGCGCGACAGAGCAGACGGAGCTCCCCCCTCTGCGCTATGAGTTCTGCTGCCTCGTCACTCGTCCAGGGCCCTTCCGCTGCGCGCACGACTCTCCCTTACTGTGTTTCCAAGTGACAGATAAGCTGCTGAGAGGTGGGAAAACAggaaaggaacaggtgaaaactGGGGACTCGCCTGGAGATACGGGTTAATAAAGCAATTGTTGaaaaaaaggagcagagacGCCTAAAACTAAACCGTCTGGGTTTGAGACACTCCGCCAGGGAGTTCACGTTAGGCTAATTAAATCCAAGAAAGCGGAGTTGCACCTAGTTGTAAAACGAACCTTTTAAGGTTAATCGAGGAACAGTGGGAAACTCTTCCtacctgacttttttttttttaaaggggaaTAGACCCACTCCGGTTTGAGGTGTGAAGACGACCTGAACAAGTTCACTGCTCGGTTCCGACATGCTGGCGTTTTGCCTTTTAAGTGCCGTGTGGCTTGCGGCGAGTCCGGTTCGCGCTCAGAACGAGACGGAACCAATCGTCCTGGAGGGAAAGTGCCTCGTGGTGTGCGACTCCAACCCGACCTCGGACCCCACGGGCACAGCGCTCGGGATCTCGGTGCGCTCGGGAAGCGCAAAGGTGGCGTTCTCCGCAGTCCGGAACACCAACCACGAGCCCTCCGAGATGAGCAACCGGACTATGGTCATCTACTTCGATCGGGTAGGAGACAAAAGATATAGTCCAATGtgacagagagaagaaaaaaaaagattccagctcagtgtttgtctgtttttaatctTCTTACAACCTGAAGAAGAAATGTTGTAAGACATAAAAGTTTCAGATGATCTATTTTTATTGTGTAGACTATAGAATGCGTGCTGTTTTAGGTGAACTGTATTAATATGCTGGGAAGACAGTTTTTACTACTGATGGCGGGGGTGGGGGTAAAATATAATTTAGTCGATGTCACAAAGGCGTCAGGAATAAAACTGGCATTTCCCCCCTGCACGTTAGAGCACCACAGATATTCCACTTCGCCTTCCTGCAAACTACGAATTTAGACTGTGCGCAATAAATACTCCACTTAGTCAACAGACATGTTGCGTAAGACCATTAGAAAGACGAAAAACAAGTATCCAGGTTAACTTGGGAGATAGATAATACCACAGCGGCGGAGCTGTGCGCAGATGCATCGTGTCTCCGGTGGTGTTGGCTGTCGGAGATAACAGACTGTGGATTCATTTTTTAGGTAGTAAATTTTATTGGTAAAGTGGCTGTGTAGCCAGGTATGCAAGGCTTTTCAATATCTCAACTTTTTGAGCTGACGGGGTGGGATATGGGAACTGACATCTCTCCAAATAATTTAGTAAGGGAAGGTCACGAGAGTGAGATCCTACCCGGCTGCCGTTAAAGGTTAATTCTCCCTCAAACTGCCGTTCAATTTCACGTCATAGTTCGCCTCCATCCATAAAATCAGACATTTGGCTGCAGGAGTGCATAATTGaaaaattcatttgaaagctcGATCAAGTTCCCTTCCAGTCCCCATAAAGTTTAGAAGTTCTGACAAGGAGAAAAATCCCAGATAAAAAGCAGAGAGTTTTCCATCTACATGAGTGAATCTGAGTGTGTGGTCTGGGGCCAGGGGGAGCACAAGAGTCTCAACAGGGTGTCTGCCCCAGAAACATGTGGGTTGAATGGATTAGTCAATTCCACAccaaataaacaacagaagaaATTCTGGATGAAGTATTTGGCTGTATAAAAATCCATTTTCTCACAAAGGGGAGCACAAATTAGTTTGTTTCCTCGTCAAGtcatttttgaaataaaaatattttgagtTGGTTGCAGTTGTGTTTCGCGCAGCATGACAAAGCGGTTGTACCAGTgaatttctttctgtctgtctttctgtctgtctgtctttcaggTTCTTGTAAATGTTGGGAGGAATTTTGACGAAGAGAGAAGCAACTTCATTGCACCACGGAAAGGAATTTACAGTTTTAACTTCCACGTAGTTAAAGTCTACAATCGCCAAACTATACAGGTAACgcctgtttgtgtatttgtcatgtgtgtgtgtgtgtgtacctgtgctTTTCGACCACACTGCTTGACAGCTGGATGTTCTTGCCTATATAAGTCGAACATGAGCTGCAGCGTCGGTCATTAGATGTTTGAGATGTCTGTCTCCAGAGACAACGACAGCAGAGGCCGCCGTTAATAGTGTGAAAGCTAGCCCTCCGCCACCTGCTGGGCCAATCATAATTAATCAATACATGCACAGAGGATGGAGCCAAATGAAGCCCGTGTAACCAGCAGGAGGACGGGGCTGCTGTGGTGAGCGCGAGGGGTGCGTGGCTCCGGCGTCTTTACTTTCAGCACCACGGACAGCAACGTCCCCCTCTGTCTGTTTCCCTGACAAAACGAGACAACAGGAAGATTTTGATTATTTAGAAGAGATTTTGAAGAGAGCAAGACAGGCATTTTAATTTTCTCCCTCAAGCAAACAAcgtcacacacaaacaggtttTAAGTAGAAGTAACAtgttttctatttatttgtttgtcacACCCTCACTCGCATGCACCGCCTGGAGTGTGGTCCGTCACAAGTCTTCTTTTATCCCACTAATAACTCCTCTTATAGCTTAGCTGTAGTTTCCACATTTCTTTTGATGTGTCAAGTGATAGGAAGCTCTTAAGCAGTCCCATTTC is drawn from Pelmatolapia mariae isolate MD_Pm_ZW linkage group LG7, Pm_UMD_F_2, whole genome shotgun sequence and contains these coding sequences:
- the cbln1 gene encoding cerebellin-1 — its product is MLAFCLLSAVWLAASPVRAQNETEPIVLEGKCLVVCDSNPTSDPTGTALGISVRSGSAKVAFSAVRNTNHEPSEMSNRTMVIYFDRVLVNVGRNFDEERSNFIAPRKGIYSFNFHVVKVYNRQTIQVSLMHNGWPVISAFAGDQDVTREAASNGVLIQMEKGDRAYLKLERGNLMGGWKYSTFSGFLVFPM